The DNA sequence GCCGGGCAGGGCATTGCCAACCCGTTGGCGACCATCCTGTCGGTGTCGATGATGTTGCGCTACAGCTTCAACCTCCACGACGCCGCCGAGGCGATCGAGAAGGCGGTCAGCGTGGTCCTGGATCAAGGTCTGCGCACGGGCGACATCTGGTCGGCCGGTTGTACCAAAGTCGGTACCCAGCAAATGGGCGATGCAGTAGTCGCCGCGCTGCGGAATCTGTAATCTTTCCGGCCCACTGCCTCGACAGTGGCCCACTTTTGTATAGGTGTAGTTGCGATGAAACGTGTAGGTCTGATCGGTTGGCGCGGCATGGTCGGTTCCGTGCTCATGCAGCGAATGCTGGAAGAGCAGGATTTCGATCTCATTGAACCGGTGTTTTTCACCACGTCCAACGTGGGTGGCCAAGGCCCTTCCGTGGGCAAGGACACCGGTGCGCTCAAGGATGCCTACAGCATTGACGAGCTCAAGACCCTCGACGTGATCCTGACCTGCCAGGGCGGCGACTACACCAGCGAAGTCTTCCCCAAGCTGCGTGAAGCCGGCTGGCAGGGTTACTGGATCGACGCCGCTTCCAGCCTGCGTATGCAGGACGACGCGGTGATCGTCCTCGACCCGGTGAACCGCAAGGTCATCGACCAGCAGCTGGACGCGGGCACCAAGAACTACATCGGCGGCAACTGCACCGTCAGCCTGATGCTGATGGGCCTGGGTGGCCTGTTCGAAGCGGGTCTGGTGGAGTGGATGAGCGCCATGACCTATCAGGCGGCATCCGGTGCCGGCGCGCAGAACATGCGCGAGCTGATCAAGCAGATGGGCGCGACCCACGCGGCCGTCGCCGATGACCTGGCCAACCCGGCCAGCGCCATCCTGGACATCGACCGCAAGGTCGCCGAGGCAATGCGCAGCGATGCGTACCCGACCGAGAACTTCGGCGTGCCGCTGGCCGGCAGCCTGATCCCGTGGATCGACAAGGAACTGCCTAACGGCCAGAGCCGTGAAGAGTGGAAGGCCCAGGCCGAAACCAACAAGATCCTCGGTCGCTTCAAGAGCCCGATCCCGGTGGATGGCATCTGCGTGCGCATTGGCGCGATGCGCTGCCACAGCCAGGCGTTGACCATCAAGTTGAACAAAGATGTGCCAATCGCCGACATCGAAGGGCTGATCAGCCAGCACAACCCTTGGGTCAAGCTGGTGCCGAACAACCGCGACATCAGTATGCAGGAGCTGAGCCCGACCAAGGTCACCGGCACCCTGAACGTACCGGTGGGGCGTTTGCGCAAACTGAACATGGGCTCGCAATTCGTCGGTGCTTTCACCGTCGGCGACCAACTGCTGTGGGGCGCGGCTGAACCGCTGCGTCGCATGCTGCGGATTTTGCTCGAGCGTTGATCGGATGTCGTGGTGAAAGAACCCGTGCCTTGTGAGAGGCGCGGGTTTTTTATTGGGCGACAGTTGTGTGTCAGGGCTGGCCTCATCGCGAGCAAGCTCGCTCCCACAGGTTTTGCGGTCACTGAAGATCCCATGTGGGAGCGAGCTTGCTCGCGATGAGGCCAGCCCAGGCACTGCAAGTCCCCCAGCCAATTGCCTGCATACCCTCCACCCGGTAAAGTGCCGCTCCCCACGTTTTACCTGAGGTAGACCCATGAGCCAGTCCCTTGATATTGCCGTGATCGGCGCCACCGGTACTGTCGGCGAAACCCTCGTCCAGATTCTCGAAGAGCGGGACTTCCCGGTTGGCAACCTGCACCTGCTGGCCAGCAGCGAATCGGCAGGCAGTTCGGTGATGTTTCGCGGGAAAAACGTGCGGGTGCGTGAGGTCGATGAGTTTGACTTCAGCAAAGTCCAACTGGTGTTCTTCGCCGCCGGCCCTGCGGTGACCCTGAGTTTTGCACCGCGTGCCACGGCTGCCGGTTGCGCGCTGATCGACCTGTCCGGTGCCTTGCCGCCAGAGCAGGCGCCGCAGATCGTGCCCGAAGCCAATGCCCAGGTGCTGGTCGGCCTGGGCAAACCCTTTCAGGTCAGCAGCCCGAGCTCGTCGGCCACCATACTGGCGGTCGCCCTGGCACCGCTGCGCGACGACCTGGAATTGCAGCGCATCAGCGTGACCGCCAGCCTCGCTGTATCCGCCCAGGGCCGCGTCGCCGTGAGCGAACTGGCGCGCCAGACCGCCGAGCTGCTCAACGCCCGCCCCGTGGAGCCGACGTTCTTTGACCGGCAGATGGCGTTCAACCTGCTGGCTCAGGTCGGTACCCCGGACGAACAGGGTCATACGCCACTGGAAAAGCGCCTGGTCCGCGAGTTGCGCCAGGTGCTGAATCAACCTTTATTAAAGATTTCCGTCACTTGCATTCAAGCCCCGGTGTTTTTCGGCGATAGCTTTAGCGTGACTGTGCAGTCTGCCAATGCCATCGACCTGGCGAAGGTCAACGCGGCCCTGGAAGCGGCGCCCGGTATCGAGCTGGTGGACGCGGGCGATTACCCGACGCCAGTGGGCGATGCGGTGGGGCAGGATGTGGTGTATGTCGGTCGTGTACGCGGTGGCATCGACGATCCGGCGGAACTAAATATGTGGCTGACGTCAGATAACGTGCGCAAGGGTACGGCGCTCAATGCAGTGCAGGTGGCTGAGTTGTTGATAAAAGACCTGCTGTAAAAGATACTTGGCAACAATTTGTCGAATGAGTCTAGCTGGGCGCTATGCTTGGCCAGAGCGTTGAAGGCGAACATCCCTCTGGGAGCTTACCCGGGGCATGAATGAAACGATCGCGCGCGCCGTCGCTTCGGGGCTGCGCGCAATGCCTTACGGCAGCGGCATAAACACCTTCTCGCTGGCCGAGGAATGTTCAAACAAAGGAAGAGGCTATGGTTCAAGTTCGCAAACTGGTGTTAGCAATAGCGGCCGCCTCGGCGCTGTCCTCCGGTATGGCGCAAGCGCTCGGGCTCGGGGAATTGACCCTCAAGTCGCCGCCGAACCAGCCTCTGGTCGCCGAGATCGAGTTGCTCGATGTCCAGCAGTTGACTGCCGCCGAAGTCGTACCGAGCCTGGCCTCGCCCGATGACTTCGCCAAGGCTGGGGTCGACCGCAAGGCCTTCCTCAACGACCTGGCCTTCACCCCGGTGATCAACGCCAATGGCAAAAGCGTCCTGCGGGTGACCTCCAGCCAGCCGCTGTCTGAGCCGATGGTCAAATTCCTGGTGCAGGTGATGTGGCCCAATGGCCGCCTGTTGCGCGACTACAGCGTGTTGCTCGATCCGTCCAAATTCTCGCCGCAGGCTGCTGAGGCAGCGCGGGCGAAGCCGGCCCAGGTTGTGTCTACACCGGTTACCGGGGCCACCAAGCCTTCCCAGTACACCACCACGCCGCGCGATACCCTGTGGGAAATCGCGGCCAAGGTGCGCAACGGTGGGTCGGTCCAGCAAACCATGCTGGCGATCCAGGCGTTGAACCCCAAAGCTTTTATCAATGGCAATATCAACCTGCTCAAGACCGGCCAGGTGCTGCGCCTGCCAGACCCTGTGCAAAGCACCGCGCTGCCGCAACCCCAGGCCATCGCCGAAGTGGCTGCGCAGAATGCCGCCTGGCGCCAGGGGCGTCCGGGCGTGGCGCGCAACGGGCAGCAGCAGTTGGACGCGACCAAGCGTGGTCGCGGTGAAGGTGCGCCGGCGCAAGCCGCCGGTCGCGATAATTTGAGCCTGGTGTCGGCCGAATCTGCGAAAGCGGGTGGCAAGGGCAAAGGCGCTGCCGGGGACGCCCAGGCCCTGAGCAATAAGCTCGCGGTCACCCAGGAAAGCCTCGACTCGGCTCGCCGGGACAACGAAGAACTGAAAAGCCGCATGGCCGATCTGCAAAGTCAGCTGGACAAGCTGCAGCGCCTGATCGAGCTGAAGAACAATCAACTGGCCAAGATGCAGGCCGACGGCAGCGCTGTCCCGCCTGCCGGTGAAGCACCCCCGGCGATGTCCGCAGAATTGACGCCTGGGCCAGCGGCACAAACCCCGGCGGCGGCTCCAACCCCTGCGCCTGAGGCGTCTCCTGAGGCGTCCTCTGAGGCGACGCCGCCTGCTGCACCGGTCGAGCCGACACCTGCTGCTTCCGACACGCAAAAGTACAACGACCTGCTGACCAACCCGATCCTGTTGGGATTGATTGGCGGCGGCGCACTGGTCCTGCTGTTGCTGCTGTTGTTGCTCGCCCGCCGTCGCAAGGCCCAGCAAGAAGCCGAGAAACACTTGCGCATGGCCCGAGCCCTCGAGGAGGAGGCCGACTTCTCCCCGGAGCTCGATCTGCCCCCGAGCAGCTTCGAGGGCATTGATGTTCCACCGCCAAGCGTAAAGCTCGAGCCAACACCGGCCCCTAAACCCATGCCCAAGCCGGCCCCGTTGGTCGCGCCGGTGATCGTCACGCCGCCTATCGCGGCGCCATTGGTGGCGCCGGCCGCCGAGCGCTCCGACGATGTGCTGCCCCAGGCCCAGTCCCATATCGACCGCGGTCGCTTGAACCAGGCGGCGGACCTGCTTGAACAAGGCATCAAGGCTGAGCCTCAGCGCAGCGACTTGCGCCTCAAGCTGATGGAAGTCTACGGCCAGCAGGGCGACCGCGACGCTTTCGTCGCCCAGGAACGTCAACTGGTGGCCAATGGCGAAAACTACGCCCAGGTCGAACAGCTCAAAAGCCGTTTCCCGGCCATGGTGGTCGCCGCCACCGCCGGGCTGGCCGCTGCGGCCGTGGCCGCGGAACTGGATGCGCAGTACGTCAAGGACCTGCTGGAAGACAAGGCGCCGACCGATGAGGAGTTGGACAGCGCCTTCGACCTGAGCCTGGATGACATGGAGGCCACGCCCGTCGCGCCAGCCCCCGAGCCTGTCGCCGAGCTGGACGCGTTCCCGGAAGACGACGACCTGAGTTTCGAGTCGGTGCTCAAGCAGCAGACCGAAGCCAACGAAAGCCTGGACGACCTGTCGGAGTTTGACCTGGACCTGGGCGCCGATGCCCCGGCGCCGGCTCTCGATGACGAAGACTTCCTGCTGGACCTGGACGACGACCTCAAGGGCCTGGACTTGCCGGAGGCCGATACGCCAGCCTTGGCTGACACTCCTGCCGACGACCTCGAACTGCCGGCGGATTTCGATCTGTCCCTGGCCGATGAAATGGATGCCCAGGACAAGCCAAAGGATGCTTTCGAGTCCGAGCTGGATGACGTCAACGCGGAGCTGGATCGCCTGTCTGACGACCTGAGCCTGCCGACCTTCACGGCTGATGACGCCCTGGTCGGCGCAGAAGACGAACCGGACTTCGACTTCCTCAGCGGCACCGATGAAGTGGCGACCAAGCTCGATCTGGCCCAGGCCTACATCGACATGGGCGACAGCGACGGCGCCCGGGATATCCTCGGCGAAGTCCTCAGCGAAGGCGACGCGACGCAGAAGAGCGAAGCGCAGGAAATGTTGGCGCGCCTGGTCTGAGAGGATCGGGTAAACAAGAACGGCAGCCGATGAGGCTGCCGTTTTTTTTGGCCGGGAATTTGAGGGGACTTTGCGGGCCCCATCGCGAGCAAGCTCGCTCCCGCAAGGGGCTGACAAATAAATGTGGGAGCGAGCTTGCTCGCGATGGCGTCAGCCGATTCACCCCAGGATCTACGGTTGCACTGGCATCCCGTCCCGCCCGCCTTATAATGCCCGCCTTTGCGTACCTCAGCAGGCTGTAATTCCTTGGCAAACATAGACAACCCGGCCGCCGAAATGGCGGCCGACGGCTTTTTCCGGATCGCCCTGGGCGTTGAATACAAGGGCTCGCGCTATCGCGGCTGGCAGCGGCAGGCTTCCGGTGTACTGACGGTGCAGGAAACCCTTGAAAACGCCCTGTCCAAAGTCGCCGATTCGCCCGTGTCGCTGCATTGCGCCGGCCGTACCGATGCCGGTGTGCATGCCTGCGGTCAAGTGGTGCATTTCGACACCCAGGTCGAGCGTTCGATGAAGGCTTGGGTGATGGGCGCCAACATCAACTTGCCGCACGACGTCAGCGTCAGTTGGGCCAAGGCGATGCCCGCGCATTTCCACGCCCGCTTCAAGGCCATCGCGCGGCGTTATCGTTATGTGATCTACAACGATCAGATCCGCCCGGCGCACCTGAACGAAGAAATCACCTGGAACCACCGTCCGCTGGGCGTCGAGCGCATGGCAGAGGCCGCGCAATACCTGGTCGGCGTCCATGATTTCAGCGCCTTCCGCGCCGGTCAGTGCCAAGCCAAGTCGCCCATCAAGGAGCTGCACCACCTGCGCGTGACCCGGCACGGCAAAATGATCGTGCTCGACATCCGCGCCAGCGCGTTCCTGCACCACATGGTGCGCAATATTGCCGGTGTGCTGATGACCATCGGCGCGGGTGAACGGCCGGTGGAGTGGATCAAGGAAGTGCTCGAAAGCCGTATCCGCCGTTCCGGTGGCGTGACGGCGCATCCGTTTGGCCTGTACCTGGTACAGGTCGAATATCACGATGAGTTCGAACTGCCAGAGCGTTATATCGGCCCCCATTTCCTCACGGGTTTCTCGGAACTCGACGGCTGACGCCCTGCGTAGCATTTGCTACCATCCGGGACTTTCACGGATTTGCCTGAGGTTTTAACGACATGCCGGTCGTTCGCAGCAAGATTTGCGGGATCACCCGCGTCGAGGACGCGTTGGCGGCGGTCGAGGCCGGGGCCGATGCCATCGGGTTGGTATTTTATGCCAAGAGCCCGCGAGCGGTGACGGTGCAGCAGGCGAGGGCGATCATCCAGGCCTTGCCGCCGTTCGTGACCCCCGTGGGCCTGTTCGTCAATGCCAGTCGTTGCGAGTTGGGCGAGATCCTCGATGCGGTGCCGCTGGCGTTGTTGCAGTTTCACGGCGACGAGACGCCGGCCGATTGCGAAGGCTGGCATCGTCCGTACATCAAGGCGTTGCGGGTCAAGGCCGGGGACGACATCACGGCTAGCTGCGAGGCCTTTAGCGGTGCCAGCGGCATTTTGCTGGACACCTATGTAGAGGGTGTTCCCGGAGGCACCGGC is a window from the Pseudomonas brassicacearum genome containing:
- the truA gene encoding tRNA pseudouridine(38-40) synthase TruA, whose product is MAADGFFRIALGVEYKGSRYRGWQRQASGVLTVQETLENALSKVADSPVSLHCAGRTDAGVHACGQVVHFDTQVERSMKAWVMGANINLPHDVSVSWAKAMPAHFHARFKAIARRYRYVIYNDQIRPAHLNEEITWNHRPLGVERMAEAAQYLVGVHDFSAFRAGQCQAKSPIKELHHLRVTRHGKMIVLDIRASAFLHHMVRNIAGVLMTIGAGERPVEWIKEVLESRIRRSGGVTAHPFGLYLVQVEYHDEFELPERYIGPHFLTGFSELDG
- a CDS encoding FimV/HubP family polar landmark protein, with translation MVQVRKLVLAIAAASALSSGMAQALGLGELTLKSPPNQPLVAEIELLDVQQLTAAEVVPSLASPDDFAKAGVDRKAFLNDLAFTPVINANGKSVLRVTSSQPLSEPMVKFLVQVMWPNGRLLRDYSVLLDPSKFSPQAAEAARAKPAQVVSTPVTGATKPSQYTTTPRDTLWEIAAKVRNGGSVQQTMLAIQALNPKAFINGNINLLKTGQVLRLPDPVQSTALPQPQAIAEVAAQNAAWRQGRPGVARNGQQQLDATKRGRGEGAPAQAAGRDNLSLVSAESAKAGGKGKGAAGDAQALSNKLAVTQESLDSARRDNEELKSRMADLQSQLDKLQRLIELKNNQLAKMQADGSAVPPAGEAPPAMSAELTPGPAAQTPAAAPTPAPEASPEASSEATPPAAPVEPTPAASDTQKYNDLLTNPILLGLIGGGALVLLLLLLLLARRRKAQQEAEKHLRMARALEEEADFSPELDLPPSSFEGIDVPPPSVKLEPTPAPKPMPKPAPLVAPVIVTPPIAAPLVAPAAERSDDVLPQAQSHIDRGRLNQAADLLEQGIKAEPQRSDLRLKLMEVYGQQGDRDAFVAQERQLVANGENYAQVEQLKSRFPAMVVAATAGLAAAAVAAELDAQYVKDLLEDKAPTDEELDSAFDLSLDDMEATPVAPAPEPVAELDAFPEDDDLSFESVLKQQTEANESLDDLSEFDLDLGADAPAPALDDEDFLLDLDDDLKGLDLPEADTPALADTPADDLELPADFDLSLADEMDAQDKPKDAFESELDDVNAELDRLSDDLSLPTFTADDALVGAEDEPDFDFLSGTDEVATKLDLAQAYIDMGDSDGARDILGEVLSEGDATQKSEAQEMLARLV
- a CDS encoding aspartate-semialdehyde dehydrogenase — encoded protein: MSQSLDIAVIGATGTVGETLVQILEERDFPVGNLHLLASSESAGSSVMFRGKNVRVREVDEFDFSKVQLVFFAAGPAVTLSFAPRATAAGCALIDLSGALPPEQAPQIVPEANAQVLVGLGKPFQVSSPSSSATILAVALAPLRDDLELQRISVTASLAVSAQGRVAVSELARQTAELLNARPVEPTFFDRQMAFNLLAQVGTPDEQGHTPLEKRLVRELRQVLNQPLLKISVTCIQAPVFFGDSFSVTVQSANAIDLAKVNAALEAAPGIELVDAGDYPTPVGDAVGQDVVYVGRVRGGIDDPAELNMWLTSDNVRKGTALNAVQVAELLIKDLL
- a CDS encoding phosphoribosylanthranilate isomerase, which produces MPVVRSKICGITRVEDALAAVEAGADAIGLVFYAKSPRAVTVQQARAIIQALPPFVTPVGLFVNASRCELGEILDAVPLALLQFHGDETPADCEGWHRPYIKALRVKAGDDITASCEAFSGASGILLDTYVEGVPGGTGEAFDWSLVPQGLSKPIILAGGLTAENVAEAIRQVRPYAVDVSGGVEQSKGIKDPARIRAFMAAVRSSQLSM
- the asd gene encoding aspartate-semialdehyde dehydrogenase, whose product is MKRVGLIGWRGMVGSVLMQRMLEEQDFDLIEPVFFTTSNVGGQGPSVGKDTGALKDAYSIDELKTLDVILTCQGGDYTSEVFPKLREAGWQGYWIDAASSLRMQDDAVIVLDPVNRKVIDQQLDAGTKNYIGGNCTVSLMLMGLGGLFEAGLVEWMSAMTYQAASGAGAQNMRELIKQMGATHAAVADDLANPASAILDIDRKVAEAMRSDAYPTENFGVPLAGSLIPWIDKELPNGQSREEWKAQAETNKILGRFKSPIPVDGICVRIGAMRCHSQALTIKLNKDVPIADIEGLISQHNPWVKLVPNNRDISMQELSPTKVTGTLNVPVGRLRKLNMGSQFVGAFTVGDQLLWGAAEPLRRMLRILLER